The genomic window CCAGCTTTGGTCCACTCTGGCCTGTTTATGTATTTGTACCGCAGGTGTGCACATGCAGCTTCCACCGGACCAAGGGCCGCCCCTACTCCACCATACTGCTCTTTTTCTACTTCTTTATCGGCCTGGGCTGCGTTGGCGTATTCTACCTCCTCATTTACAGACGTGTCCTGATTGCCTCAAAGGCTCTACTCCGCTACAGGCTCAGCCGTCGATCATCCAGGAAGAAACCAGCTTCTTCTGTACAAGGGGCCGATGACAGTGGTGTAGAGAGTGGCATGGCTAACACATGTAGCTGTGAGATAAGCAGCCAGGGGGATATAACCCAAAATAAGGATGAGATCACCTGTGATAATTCCTGCCCAAAACCCCAGGGCTCTGCTGAGGCTACGGATCCATCAGCAACCAACAAGCCTTCCCCTGATATCTTCCCTAAACCCCTTACAACCACACCTGCTCCCACCACGTCCCACTCAGCAACCTCAGGAGATGATGGCGAATTTAAGCGTGTGACACGCATGTGCTTTactgttttcctgtgttttgtgttcTGCTTCGTCCCCTTCCTGTTGCTCAACATAGCCGATAAACGTAACCGCGCCCCCCAGGTACTGCACATGTTCTGTGCAAACCTCACCTGGCTCAACAGCTGCATCAACCCCGTGCTCTATGCTGTCATGAATCGACAGTTTCGACAGGCCTACCATGTGCTGCTCACCAGGG from Thunnus maccoyii chromosome 3, fThuMac1.1, whole genome shotgun sequence includes these protein-coding regions:
- the gpr84 gene encoding G-protein coupled receptor 84 yields the protein MLLNQTNQTEDDFFSCYSPSVVGYRYFAVLWGCAVTITGTVGNLMTILAFALDPHLRTRFNVLIVNLAVADLMYCAILQPISVDSYLHLRWRSGELWCSTFGLLLFLSNSVSIITLCLVAVSRYLLVAKRAVFDRVFSDRGLTFLLISAWALGLASFGPLWPVYVFVPQVCTCSFHRTKGRPYSTILLFFYFFIGLGCVGVFYLLIYRRVLIASKALLRYRLSRRSSRKKPASSVQGADDSGVESGMANTCSCEISSQGDITQNKDEITCDNSCPKPQGSAEATDPSATNKPSPDIFPKPLTTTPAPTTSHSATSGDDGEFKRVTRMCFTVFLCFVFCFVPFLLLNIADKRNRAPQVLHMFCANLTWLNSCINPVLYAVMNRQFRQAYHVLLTRAAAPFTCLWTWWPALRS